In a genomic window of Coprococcus eutactus:
- a CDS encoding AlkZ-related protein, translating to MESKDGTWIMYGVSEDDPECLHTVDELIGYIEEVGFLPLFRNEIPGFSVEERTTEKYWWSEDAQMDPWVWREIIARRGDIAYGKFFHNKAGFISKKWFPYFANYRRSGYDFDARWDDELASFRQKKIMDLFMDDRIDEESDAEFAAEKPESLYDTELLSFDIKKLAGFGKDGEKGFEGTMTQLQMQTYLCACDFRKRVNKKGAEYGWNVAVYSMPEKLWGYDHVTSAYGESPEESWERIVKHMDDIYPIATEKQIKKVLK from the coding sequence ATGGAATCAAAAGACGGAACATGGATCATGTATGGAGTTTCGGAGGATGATCCGGAGTGCCTGCACACGGTGGATGAGCTTATCGGATATATAGAGGAAGTGGGATTTCTGCCTCTTTTCCGCAATGAGATACCTGGATTTTCAGTGGAGGAGCGAACCACGGAGAAGTACTGGTGGAGTGAGGATGCACAGATGGATCCTTGGGTATGGCGTGAGATCATAGCCAGAAGAGGCGATATCGCATATGGCAAATTTTTCCACAATAAGGCGGGATTTATCTCAAAGAAATGGTTCCCGTATTTTGCAAATTACAGAAGATCAGGATATGATTTCGATGCCAGATGGGATGATGAGCTTGCATCATTCAGACAGAAGAAGATCATGGATCTGTTCATGGATGACCGGATAGATGAGGAAAGCGATGCGGAATTTGCAGCAGAAAAACCGGAGAGCCTGTATGATACAGAGCTGTTATCATTTGATATCAAGAAGCTTGCCGGATTTGGCAAGGACGGCGAGAAGGGCTTTGAGGGTACGATGACACAGCTTCAGATGCAGACCTATCTGTGTGCATGCGATTTTAGAAAGCGGGTGAACAAAAAGGGAGCGGAATACGGCTGGAATGTGGCTGTGTATTCCATGCCGGAAAAGCTGTGGGGATATGATCATGTGACGTCCGCATATGGTGAGAGCCCTGAGGAATCGTGGGAGAGGATAGTGAAGCATATGGATGATATCTACCCGATTGCCACAGAGAAACAGATAAAAAAAGTCTTAAAGTAG
- a CDS encoding peptide deformylase: MVKQIVRDQMFLSQKSSPMTPMDAGIIADMQDTLAANQARCVGMAGNMIGYKKRIIIVSMGFANVVMLNPVLLSKSGAYETEEGCLSLDGTRKVTRYRDIEVEFQDASFAKKRMKFNGYIAQIVLHEMDHLEGRII, translated from the coding sequence ATGGTAAAACAGATAGTAAGAGACCAGATGTTTCTCAGCCAGAAGTCATCTCCGATGACTCCTATGGATGCGGGTATCATTGCAGATATGCAGGACACATTAGCGGCAAATCAGGCGAGGTGCGTCGGAATGGCGGGCAACATGATCGGGTATAAGAAGAGGATAATCATCGTCAGCATGGGATTTGCCAATGTTGTCATGCTGAATCCGGTTCTTCTGTCAAAGTCGGGGGCTTACGAGACAGAGGAGGGATGTCTGTCTCTGGACGGCACGAGAAAGGTGACAAGGTATAGAGACATAGAGGTAGAGTTTCAGGATGCATCATTTGCAAAAAAGCGTATGAAGTTCAACGGATATATAGCCCAGATAGTGCTCCATGAGATGGATCACCTTGAGGGGCGAATAATTTAG
- a CDS encoding class I SAM-dependent methyltransferase has protein sequence MDDKNTNRTIEYYNTHADRYSEITRNADMSDIYKRFEEHLKPGSRILDLGCGSGRDSKYFLDKGYDVVSLDASETMCKKTYELTGRPALNMRIEDINCENEFDAVWACASMLHVDKGDMIRIFAKVMKALKVGGVFYASWKYGKGEQTRDDGRTFANYTETKVCDMVYSVSGAALEDVWTSQDVRPDRTGQGHLWVNVLVKKTRVVITEKEFLNIFWKQYQIIEKDVRISSEYVDIHKSNFSTFSSRYINMFLNICSNIDSLIEIYCKIVEEDDYRKKYSIHDRLTPVLRKFPDIRLDAVRTIDTFEDIELKPFSAFVGDRIADWWNDYNLVKHARSDRNEKTGMYNFQRANQKNVLTAMAAYFIVCNRIYEEICEISATPKRLLKSKIFLYVKNGE, from the coding sequence ATGGATGATAAAAATACAAACAGAACAATAGAATACTACAACACACATGCTGACAGGTATTCCGAGATAACCAGAAATGCAGACATGTCGGACATTTACAAGCGCTTTGAGGAACATCTAAAGCCAGGCAGCAGGATTCTTGATCTTGGCTGCGGCAGTGGCCGCGACAGCAAATATTTTCTGGACAAGGGATATGATGTCGTATCTCTGGATGCGTCTGAAACAATGTGTAAGAAGACATATGAGCTCACGGGAAGACCTGCTCTGAATATGCGTATTGAGGATATAAACTGCGAAAATGAATTTGATGCGGTGTGGGCGTGTGCCTCGATGCTCCATGTTGACAAGGGTGATATGATCAGGATCTTTGCGAAGGTTATGAAAGCGCTTAAGGTTGGCGGTGTATTTTATGCTTCGTGGAAGTATGGAAAAGGTGAGCAGACGCGGGATGATGGAAGAACATTTGCCAATTATACTGAGACAAAGGTTTGTGATATGGTGTATTCGGTTTCTGGCGCGGCCCTTGAGGATGTATGGACGAGTCAGGATGTGAGACCTGACAGGACAGGTCAGGGGCATTTGTGGGTAAATGTTCTGGTAAAGAAGACCAGAGTTGTCATAACTGAGAAGGAGTTCCTGAATATTTTCTGGAAGCAATACCAGATCATTGAGAAGGACGTCCGGATCAGTTCTGAGTATGTGGATATCCACAAGAGCAACTTCTCGACATTTTCAAGCAGATACATAAATATGTTCCTGAATATCTGCAGCAATATAGACTCTCTGATAGAGATATATTGCAAGATAGTCGAGGAGGATGATTACAGGAAGAAGTACAGCATACATGACAGGCTCACTCCTGTGCTTAGAAAATTCCCGGATATCCGGCTGGATGCGGTGAGGACGATAGATACTTTTGAGGATATTGAGCTGAAGCCGTTCAGTGCGTTTGTGGGTGACCGTATCGCAGATTGGTGGAATGACTATAATCTGGTAAAACATGCCAGAAGTGACAGGAACGAGAAGACTGGAATGTATAATTTCCAGCGGGCAAATCAGAAGAATGTGCTGACGGCGATGGCAGCGTATTTTATCGTGTGCAACCGTATATATGAGGAGATATGCGAGATCTCGGCAACACCGAAGAGGCTTCTCAAGTCAAAAATATTCCTGTACGTGAAGAATGGTGAGTAG
- a CDS encoding YaiI/YqxD family protein → MKIFVDADACPVVDIVEDIATKYNIPVTLLCDTNHVLTSDYSEVVVVGAGADAVDYKLISICHRGDIVVTQDYGVAAMALGKGAFAIHQSGKWYTNENIDQMLMERHLNKKARRASSRNHIKGPRKRTDEDDQRFAESFEKLLRKANNL, encoded by the coding sequence ATGAAGATATTTGTTGATGCTGACGCGTGTCCGGTGGTTGATATAGTTGAAGACATAGCAACAAAATATAACATCCCGGTAACGCTTCTATGCGATACGAACCATGTCCTCACATCTGATTACAGTGAGGTTGTAGTAGTCGGTGCTGGAGCGGATGCGGTGGATTACAAGCTGATAAGCATTTGCCATAGAGGCGATATAGTTGTAACTCAGGATTATGGCGTGGCTGCGATGGCACTGGGAAAAGGTGCATTTGCGATACACCAATCGGGTAAATGGTATACAAATGAGAATATCGATCAGATGCTTATGGAGAGGCATCTGAACAAGAAAGCGAGAAGGGCATCGAGCAGGAATCATATCAAAGGGCCGAGGAAGAGGACAGACGAGGATGACCAGAGATTTGCGGAGTCTTTTGAGAAGCTGCTGCGAAAGGCAAATAATTTGTAG
- a CDS encoding YdbC family protein yields MADFKYEIVEHIGVISESAKGWTKELNKISWNGGTPKYDIREWAPEHEKMGKGVTLTEEEASKLKSLL; encoded by the coding sequence ATGGCAGATTTTAAATACGAAATAGTGGAGCACATAGGAGTAATCTCGGAAAGTGCAAAGGGATGGACTAAGGAACTTAATAAGATATCGTGGAACGGTGGCACACCGAAGTATGATATCAGAGAGTGGGCACCGGAGCATGAGAAGATGGGTAAGGGTGTGACACTTACAGAAGAGGAGGCGTCTAAATTAAAGTCGTTGCTGTAG
- a CDS encoding ADP-ribosylglycohydrolase family protein: MVNSLSVGSSGYVVDTFVATMWCLLTTDNYRDCVLKAVNLGSDMDTTAAVAGGLAGIMYGLEGIPDEWLSKMKSMDMIDQELFSLLQ, translated from the coding sequence ATGGTTAACAGTTTATCCGTAGGATCTTCGGGGTACGTTGTTGATACGTTTGTGGCGACTATGTGGTGCCTGCTTACGACGGATAACTACAGGGATTGTGTGCTCAAGGCTGTGAATCTGGGTAGCGATATGGATACGACCGCAGCGGTAGCCGGGGGACTTGCGGGAATCATGTATGGACTTGAAGGTATACCAGATGAGTGGTTGTCAAAGATGAAGTCAATGGACATGATAGATCAAGAATTATTTTCTTTGCTCCAATAA
- a CDS encoding ADP-ribosylglycohydrolase family protein: MINREDLSGRDNTNTLKSAIYGLAVGDALGVPYEFKFRGAFECTDMIGYGTHNQPEGTWSDDTSMALATCASIKACGRVDVDDIRDRFRRWLKEGAYSCKWCAACRGNNGTCTGRFKAIGSYWNREYG; this comes from the coding sequence TTGATAAACAGGGAGGATTTAAGTGGGCGTGATAATACAAATACTTTAAAATCCGCCATCTACGGTCTTGCCGTAGGCGATGCGTTGGGAGTTCCGTATGAATTTAAATTCAGGGGCGCATTTGAGTGTACAGATATGATAGGCTATGGTACGCACAATCAGCCGGAGGGAACCTGGTCGGATGATACCAGTATGGCGCTTGCCACTTGCGCCAGTATCAAAGCGTGTGGCAGAGTTGATGTGGACGACATCAGAGATAGATTCCGCAGATGGCTAAAAGAAGGAGCATATTCTTGTAAATGGTGTGCCGCTTGCAGAGGCAATAATGGAACATGTACCGGAAGGTTCAAAGCTATCGGCAGCTATTGGAATAGAGAATATGGTTAA